The following DNA comes from Streptomyces sp. Ag109_O5-10.
GAGCGGCTGCGGCCCTTCCGGGCGGTGGTGCAGGAGAGCGCGCAGGCGGTGCGCCGGCTCACCGGGTACGACATCGTGCCGGTCCTCGGCCGTACGCTGCGCGCCGGGATCCTGGACGAACTGGGCTGGCCCGCGCTGGACGAGGCGCTGGAGCTGCTCGACGGAGAGGTGCGCAAGGACCGGGACAACTCCCTGGTGGTGACCGAGGCGTGGCCCGCGCTGATCCTGGTGCGCGGTCACAAGGCGGTCGTCGTCGGCCCCGACGGGATCCTGCTCACCCACGACCTGCGGCTGCCCGCCGCCCTGGACCGCTGGCGGCGCCCGCGGTTCCGGTACGCCGACGGCGAGTTGCTGGTGATGTGGCGGGACGGGTCGAAGCAGCACGGCTACTGGTCGAACCGCCCGTCGGAGGTGTTCCCGCTCGGCGGCGAGCAGATCCCCCACTGGTGGTCCGCCATGGACGCGGCCCACGCCTCGATCCCCTTGCCCGCCGGCGGCCGGGCCACGGGCGGTCGCACTCTGCACGCCGGTGACACCGTCCTGCCGCCGAGCCGCCCGGTCCTGGGCGACGGCATCACGTACTGGCGTCAGGGCAGGCAGGGCCGGCAGTCGCTGTGGCTGGAGTACGACCCGGCGACCGGCGAGCACGGGCGGGCCTCGCTGCCCGCGCTGCTGGCGTCGGCCGTCCGCGAGGGCGCCTCGCTGCTGCACGGCTCCTGCGAGGTGCTGCCGCTGCAACCCGGCCTTGAGCGCAGCCCGTTCGGCACCGACGGTACGGTCCTCGGGCGCTGGGTGCGCACCGAGGGCGAGGGAGCCGAGGCGCGGACGACCGCGGGCACGCCCGACGGGCGGGCGGCGACCCTGCGGGCGGCCCGCAACGGCCGGGTGCCGGGGGTGCCGCTGGGCGCCCTGCGGCTGCCGGGCGGCGCCGAGCCGATCGCCGTTCAGACGTACCAGAGCGTCGCCCTGCACACGGGCGACGGCACCGAGCTCGGGCGGGTGTCCTTCGGCGAGACCGGCGGGGCGTACGCGGCCGGTACCCGGCTGGTGCCGCCGGTCGCGTTCTGGCACGCGCTGCGCCCGCGTGACGAACACGGGTCGGCCGGACTGCGCGCCCTGACCGACGACTCGGCCGGTGCGCTGATGCGGGCCACGGCGACCGCGCTGGACGAACGGCGGCAGGCGCTCGCCGAAGCCGGGAAGGACGAACGGGCCAGGGCCGCGGTGCCGGGCACGGACGAGGTCGCCGCGGCCGCGGTGGCACGGGCACTGCCCGGACTGTCCGACCGGCGGCTGCTGGCCGGTGTCGCCTCCCTCGTCCTCGCGGCACTGCGCATCGCCGAGACGGCCGCGTCCCTGGCCAGGCCCGCACAGGAGCGGCCACGTCAGCCCCGGCAGCGGACCGAGGGCATGTTCGCCGACTACTCCCCGGCCCACGGCGGGGACCGGACGCTGCACGACGCCACGGCGGGAGTCGTGTCCCTGCAGAACGCGTGGCACGGCGGCTGGGCCACGCTGCGCCAGATCCGCGCGGTCAACCACGTGCTCTCCGGTCGGCCCGCCGACGGGAAACCACTGCCGGAACGGGAGCAGTCGGCCGCCGTCGGCGACGGCTGGCAGAGCGACGAGCACACCGTTCCCACCATCGGGGCGGTGTGGCCGCCCGTCCTGGGCGCCCTGCGGCCGCTCGCCTACCGTGCCGCCTCGCCGGCCCTGACCGACGTCCAGCGCGAGCCGCTGCTGCTGCTGTTCGAGGCGCTGGCCGAGGGCCCGCTGCCCGGGCTCGGGACCACGCTGCGCGAAGTCCTGCTGAGCGAACCGCACGACAAGCACCAGCGGGTGGGCCAGGTGCTCCGCCGGGACGGGCGCACGGTGGTGGTGCTCGGCTGCCAGAGCGTCGACGTCCGGTCGGGGGCGGTCGAGTGGCTGGCGCTCGACCACGACCCGTCCGGGGCGTTCGGTGCCGTCGGGCACTTCACGCTGGTCCGGGAGACGCGGTACACCACCGGCATTCCCGCGGACCGGCTGGCCGAACTGACCCGGCTGGTCCGGGAGAAGGGCGCCGCCCCCTGGCGGCCAGGGGCCCCCGAGGCGCTGGCCGCCGCGACGAACGGCGGGCTCGGCCCCCTCCAGGCCGCCGTACTGCTGGCCGGTCACCCGAACGCTCCCGCCACGGAAGGGCTCGCGGCCGTCGGGCTGAAGCCCGGGCAGCGGACCTTCGGCGCACAGCTGCTGACCTCGCTGGGCCAGGACGAGCAGCGGGCACTGCTCGGCGCGCTGCTGCCGGACGACCCGGCCGAGCTGTGGACGGCCGGCCCCGACACGGCGGCCGCGGGCCGGCTGTGGGCCGAGCGCCTCGGCACCCTGGTACGTCTGCCGGAGGACCTCAGCACCGATCTCGCCGGCGTGGCGGCCGGTCACGCCGAGGCAGTGCTCAACCCCGCGCGCACCCCCTGGCTCGCCCGCACGACGGTGTTCCGGCCCGGCAAGGACGGCGACTTCGCACCGGCCGACCCGTCCGCGGTGCCCGGCTCGTACACCCTGGCGGGGGCCGTGGAGAGCCTGGCCGCGCTGGCCTACGTGCTGCCCTACGGGCATCCGCTGCGGGCCGGGCTGCCGGACGGGCTCGGTGCGGTGCGCCGGCGGCTGGCCGATCCGGAGCTGCTGCTCGACCTCGACCTGGAGTGGACGGAGAAGGGCGGACCGACCTCCGTGCAGTTGCGCAAGATCTTCGGCCTGCCCGAGACCGGCGGCGACGCGCACGGGCTGACGAGGGCCGGGGACACGCTGGTGCTGCGCCCCTGGTACGAGGCCGCGGAACACGTGCTGCTCCGGCCGGCCGCGCTGAGCGGAGCCGACGACCCCGTCTTCGGGCTCCTGGAGGGCCTGCTCGGCGAGGGGCGGGCGTCCCGGCTGCGGGCCGTCCGCACGCTCCTCGGCGACGACCTGGCCCGTGCCCTCGCGGCCGACGGTCCGGCCGGTCACGCCCAGGACCCCACGGCCTCCGTCCCCGCGCTGGTCGCGGAGGTCGCCGAGGCGCACGGTCTCGGCGCGGATGCGGCGGCGCTCTACCTCCAGGTGCTGGCGCTGCCGGACCCCACCGACCGCAACTGCGCACGCTGGACCGGCTGGAAGCCCGCCCGGATCAAGAAGACGCGCGCCGAACTGGCGGCGACCGGCCTCCTCGTCGAGGCGAAGCGCCCGCGGGCCGGCCGCACCCTTTTCCTGCCCGGCGGGTGGCGCGACCTCAGGGCTCCGGCCCTGCCGACGGAGACCTGGAAGGAAGCCCTCTATCCCGTCTCCGACGGTCGCCGGACCGTCCCGCTGGTCCCGGTGCCGGAGCTGTTCGCCCGTGCCTGGGAGCGCGTGCGCACCGGGGATGCCCCCGCGTACGAACAGCTGACCACGCGGGCCACCCGTGGCGGCCGCCGCCGATGACCACGATCCGCACCACCGCCCGCACCGCCGGAGGACCACCGCCGATGACCGTCAGCACCGCGCCCCTGCGTCAGATCGTCCCGCCGGAGGACAGGTACGCCACCGAGCTGGCCTTCCTCGCCGCGTACGACGCCGGTCCGCGCCCGCCCGCCTGGCGGCTGACGCCCCGGGCCGTCGTCACCTTCGTGATGGGCAGTGGCGGCCTGGCGCTGCGGCTGCCCGACGACGCCGAGGTACCGGACGGCGTGCCGCGGCGACTCGTCGTGGAGGGCAAGTTCGTCGGCGACCGGGCCCTCGTCGAACGCTGTGTGGTGACCCTCGCCGGTGAGCGGGGACTGCTGCTGGTCGGCGAGCCCGGCACCGCCAAGTCGATGCTGTCGGAGCTGCTGTCGGCCGCGGTGTGCGGCACCAGCGGCCTGGTCGTGCAGGGCACCGCGGGGACGACGGAGGACCAGCTCAAGTACGGCTGGAACTACGCCCTGTTGCTCGCCCAGGGCCCGAGCCGCCAGGCCCTCGTGCCCTCGCCGGTCCTCACCGCGATGTCCCGGGGTGCCGTCGCCCGCGTGGAGGAGGTCACCCGCTGCCTCCCCGAGGTGCAGGACTCCCTGGTCTCGCTGCTGTCCGAGCGACGCATCGCGGTGCCCGAACTGGCGGGCACGGAGGACGCGTTGGCGCATGCCGCGCCCGGGTTCACCCTGATCGCCACGGCCAACCTGCGGGACAGGGGCGTCTCCGAGATGTCCGCGGCGCTCAAGCGGCGCTTCAACTTCGAGACCGTGGGCCCGATTCCGGACCTCGACGCCGAGACCGCGCTGGTCCGCGGCCAGGCCCGGGCGTCGGTGGAGCGGGCCGGGGCGCCCTTCCAGGTCGACGACGCGGTCCTGGAGGCCCTGGTCACCGCGTTCCGTGACCTGCGCGAGGGACGGTCGGCGGAGGGCTGGGAGGTGGAGCGCCCGTCCACGGTGATGAGCACCGCGGAGGCGGTGTCGGTGGCGGGCGCGCTGGCCCTGGCGGCGGCCTACTTCCCCGGTGACCGCGACGTCCTCGGCCTGCTCCCCGGCCATCTGCTCGGCGTCGTACGCAAGGACGACCCCGCCGACGCGGCCCGGTTGCGCGGCTACTGGGACGGTCCGGTGCGGCGGCGCGCGGAGCAGGGCTCGGCGACCTGGCGCACGCTGTGGGACCTGCGCACGGTCCTGGAGGCGTGACGTCGTGCCCGACTCCCCCGAGACGGCGCTGGCCGCGCTCACCGATCCGGCGGGTCCCTACCTGATCGGCGTACGGCACCACGCGCCCTCGCTGGCCGCCGCCGTACCGGCTCTGCTGGACGCGGCGCAACCGGACGTGCTCCTCGTCGAGCTGCCCGCGGAGCTGCAGGAGTGGCTGCCGTGGCTGGCCCACGAGGAGACCCGGGCCCCGGTCGCCCTCGCCGCGGCACCGGCCGACGGCAGCGGCGGCCCGGCGTTCTATCCGTTCGCGGACTTCTCCCCCGAACTGGCGGCCGTGCGGTGGGCCGGGCGCGGCGGGGTGCCGGTGGTCGCCTGCGATCTGCCGATGGCGGACCGGGGCCGGCGGGAAGGAGAGCGTGCCGCCCAGGGGCCGGGCCGGCTGTCGGACGCGCTGCGTTCCCGGCTCACCGGCCGCCCCGGTGACGACCTCTGGGACCGCCTGGTCGAAGCGGTCGCGCCCGGTTCGCCACCGGAGGCACTACGGCGGGCCGCACTGCTGACGGGCTGGGCGCTGCGCGAGGAGTCGGCCGTGTCGGAGGTGGATCTGCGGCGGGAGGAGTGGATGCGCTCCCGGCTGGCCGAGGCCACGGGGAACGGTGAGCGGGCGGCCGCAGTGGTCGGTGCCTTCCACGCTCCGGCACTGATGCGCCCCTTCAGGGGCGCGGGGAACCGCGCGCCGAGCCCCCACCCGCCCGCACCCGAGTGGACGACCTCCCTCATCCCCTACACCTACGCCCTCCTGGACGAGCGCTCCGGCTACCCGGCCGGAATCCGGGACCCCGAATGGCAGCACATGGTCCTTGAAGCAGCCGGTGAACCCGGCGCGCTGACGGACGTGCTGACGCGCACGGCCGTCCGCATCTGCGCCGAACTCCGCGGCCTCGGCCACCCCTCCGGCCCCGCCGACGCCCGCGAGATCACCCGCCTCGCCGGAGACCTCGCCCGCCTCCGCGGCCTGCCCGCCGCGGGCCGCGGCGAGTTGGTCGAGGCGACGCAGACCGTGCTGGCACAGGGCGAGCCCCACGGCCGGGGCCGGGCGGTGGCGAGGGCGATGGAGACCGTCCTGGTCGGCACCCGCGTCGGCCGGCCCGCGCCGGAGGCGCCCCGCAGCGGTCTCGCCCCCGCCGTCGAGACCGAGCTCACGACGCTCGGCCTGCCCGGTCCGGCGGACACCGGGTCCGCCGTCAGGGACCTCCGGCTCGACCCTCTCCGCTCGGACCTCGACCGGCGCCGCGAACTGCTGCTGCGCCGCCTGGCGTTGTGCTCCGTGCCGTACGCCGAGCCCAGGCCGGTGACCGGGACCGGCGGGGCCGACGCGCTCACCTCGCGCTGGGAGGTGCGCTGGACCCCGGCGACGGCCGCGATGCTGACGGCGGCCGGGGTCCGCGGGGTCACCCTCGCCCAGGCGGCCGAGGGCCTGCTGCGCGAGCGGAGCCGCAAGGAGCGGGATGCGGGCGGGCCGACCGCGGCGCAGGTGCTCGACGGCCTGGAACAGGCGGCGCTCTGCGGCCTGCCCGGCCTCGTCGACGAGCGGCTCGGCGACACCGCCGAGGTGCTCCCGGACGCCGGTACGCTGCCCGAACTCCTCGCGGGGCTGGCCCTGCTGGACCGGCTGCGGAGCGGGCACATCGCCGGTCCTGACGCGGACGGGGACCGTATCGCCAGGTCCGTCGCCGTGGCGGAGCTGCTGACGGCGGCCGCGGTGCGCCAGGTCGACGGCCTGACCGGTTCCGAGGACCCGGCCGACGCCCGCGCCCTGCTCGAACTCGCGCACCGCGCCGACCTGTCGGGCGGCATCCGGCTCGCCGACGCCCTGGCCCGGCTGGCCGCCGGCGGCTCCCCGTTGATGCGGGGCGCCGCCGGAGCCGTCCGCGTGCTGCTCGGCCAGGAGGATCCGGGGGCGCTTGGCGACCGGGTGGCCTCCTGGGTGGACGGGGCGGTCGACGCCGAGTCGCGGTCCGCGCTCACCGCTCGGCTGACGGGGTTGCTGACGGCGGCCGGACGGTTGCTGGCGGCGGCCGTACCGGCGTTGGAGCCCCTGGTCGAGCGGGTGTCGGAGCTGTCCGACCAGGACTTCCTGGACCGGCTGCCGGCCCTGCGCGGTGGTTTCGACACGCTGAGCCCGGCCGACCGCGAGCGGCTGCTGTCCGCGGTCGAGGAGCGGCTCGCCGTCGACCGGGTGGCCGACACCGGAGCCGTCGACCCGGCCGCGCTGGCCGCCTGGACCCGAGCGGACCTGGCCGCTCGCGCTTCCCTGCGCGTGCTCGGCCTGCTGCCGCCGCCGCGCACGGATCGGGAGACCGAACAGGTCCGGCCCGTGGCGGTCCGGCCGGAGCGCCGGCTGGCCCCCGCCGACCGCTGGCGTCTGCTGCTCGGCCGCCGCGCCGACCGGCTCCCGACGTCGGCACGCGCCTTGGCCACCGCGCTCGACGAGCTGTACGGCCGCGGACACGGCGAGGGCAGCCGACGCGACGTCGACGGCACGGGCGGCGGGCGCGAGGCGTCGTACCCCGGGGTGCGGGAGTGGTCGGAGGAGCTGGCGGCGCTGTTCGGTCCGGGCATCCGGGAGGAGGTGCTGGCAGCGGCCGCCGCGACGGGACGGCAGGACGTGCTGGCCGAGCTGGACCCGGACGGCGTACGGCCCTCCGTGGACCTGCTGCGGTCGGTGCTACGGCACGCGGGCGGGCTGCCCGAGGCACGGCTCGCCGCGCTGCGCCCGCTGGTCCGGCGTCTGGTGGACGCGCTGACCCGGGAGCTGGCGACCCGGCTGCGTCCCGCGCTGCACGGAAGCGTCCTGCCCCGGCCGAGCCGGCGCCCGGGCGGCGGCCTGGATCTGCCGCGCACGCTGCGGGCCAACCTGGCCACCGCCCGCCGGGCGGCCGATGGCACCGTCCGGGTGATCCCGGAGCGCCCGGTCTTCCGGGCCCGGGCCCGGCGCGCCGCCGACTGGCGGCTGATCCTGGTCACGGACGTGTCCGGGTCCATGGAGGCGTCGACGATCTGGGCGGCGCTGACCGCCTCGGTGCTGGCCGGGGTGCCGACCCTGTCCACGCACTTCCTCGCGTTCTCCACCGAGGTCGTCGACCTCACCGGGCACGTCGACGATCCGTTGTCGCTGCTCCTCGAGGTGAGCGTCGGCGGCGGCACCCATATCGCGGCCGGGCTGCGGCACGCGCGCGAGCTGGTCACGGTGCCGTCCCGCACGCTCGTGGTCGTGGTGAGCGACTTCGAGGAGGGCTATCCGGTCGGCGGGCTGCTGGCCGAGGTCAGGGCGCTGGTCGGGGCGGGCTGCCAGGTCCTGGGCTGCGCGAGCCTCGACGACTCGGGACGGCCCCGCTACTCCACCGGTGTCGCCGGGCAGCTGGTCGGCGCCGGGATGCCGGTCGCCGCCCTCAGCCCGCTCGAACTCGCCCGCTGGGTCGGGGAGAAGATCGCATGAGCACGAGTACGGAACGGGAGCTGCCCGCCGTCGCCCCGGCCGTGACGGCCGAGCTGGTCGCGGCCCTCTCCCCCCGGTTGCGCAAGCGGCTGGACGCGGGCGTCGCCAAGCTGGCGGACCGGCCGGTCGTGCGCGACGGCGACACCGTGCGGATCGCCGTCGACGACGAGGGCTCCGAGCTCGAACTGCACGCCCCGGAGGGCGTCGTGGCCGACGCGGCAGCCATCCGATGCGGCTGCCTGCTGGCCCCGGACTGCCTGCACCGCGCGGCGGCGGCCTCGGCCGCACCGGTGGCGGACGTCTCCGCGGACACGGCGAGCGCACGAGGCGCGGACCGGACGGCGGGCGTGGGAGCCACCGCGGCCACCGAGCAGCCGGCGCCCCTCTCGGGTGCCCGTGCGGTCCCCGTCCTCGACGAGTCCGCGACGCCCCCGCAACTCGCCGCGGCCCACGCCGTTTTCGACGCCGTGGCCGCCGTGCTCGACGCCGGTACGGACGGCTCCGGTGCCGTGCTCCAGGCCGAGTTGCTGCGGGCGGCGCACACCGCGCGCCTGGCGGGTCTGCCCCGGGCGGCCGCGGCCGCGGTCTCCGTGGTCACCGCGGTGCGCGCGGCCCGCGCGGCCGACCCGGCGTTCCGGCTCGCCGAACTCGTCGGCGCCATGTCGGAGGCCCTGTTCGTGGCCCATCGGCTGCCGCATGCCACCGGTGCCGAGCCGGCCGGGCTGCGCGGCACGGTACGGCAGCCGTACACGCCGGAAGGTTCGCTGCGGCTGTACGGCCTGTTCTCGGAGCCGGTGCTCACCGCGAGCGGCTACGCGGGGGCCGTCACCTGGACCGCCGACGCCGAGGGGCGGCTGTACACGGTCTCGGACGTGGCGCCGGGCGGTGCGGGCCGGGCGGTGGGCGCCGCCGACCGGGCCGTACGCATCGGGGACACGGCGCTCACCCACCGCGAGCTGGCACGGGCGGGACTCGCGGTGTCGGGGGCGACGGTGTCGCCGACCGGGCGGCTGGGCGCCGGCGCGGGGGTTCGGGCGGTGCGCGCGTCCGGGGCCGGGTGGCGGGCCGAGCCGCTGGACCGGTTGTGGGCGGTGCCGGTGGCCGAGCAGGTCGGACGGGCCCTGGGCGGCGGCCACGAGCTGCTCTTCCTGGAAGTGACGCCGGTCGGCGCGGTGCGCGAGGCGGCGGGCGACTGTCTGCTGGCCGACTGCGGCGGGCTGCCGTTGCGGCTGACGGCGGCGCACGACCATCCGGCGCTCCCGCACCGCGACAACCTGCGGCTGCTGGCCGCCGCGCGGGGCAGCCGGCTGCGGGTGATCGCACGCCTCGTCGCGGCCCCGCACGCCCGTGCCCAGCTCCTCGCGACGGAGCACCCCATGAGTGCCGGGAGCCGTGTCGACGTGGGGCTCGACCGGCTCCAGCACGCGGACCTGCCGGCTCCGGCGTCGCCGTCCGCCGCACCGGTGGCATCGGCCGTACCGGTCCACGCGGAGCGCACTCCCGACGAGGCGCCCCTGCATCTGCTGCGCCGCCGGATCGAGCAGGCGGCTTCGGGCGGCCGGCGCGTACTGGCCTTCCCGGGTGACTCCGCGGCCGACGCGCGCCGGCTGCGCCGGCACGGTCTGGGTACGGCCGGCGATATCCTCGACGGGTTGCTCGCCGCGGCCGCGGAACGCTCGCGCGACGCCTTCGGCCGTCTCCTTCCGGCGGACACCGGCCGCTTCGCCCGGGCCTGGCTGACCGCGGCGCGCTACACGGACGAGGTCGACCGGGTACTCTGTGCGGCCGCCTGGGGCGGCTGACCGGGCACGGCGACGACCGGATGCGGGCCGCCGCTCCCCCGTGCCGGCGGCCCGCGTGACCGGAGTCGTCGCATCCGGTGCCGGTGCCCGGTTGAAGCATGCGGCACCCGGCCGTCGCCTGGGTATGCGTAGAACTGCGTAGGGGCACGAGCGGAGAGGAACACGTGGTACACGGGCTGGACAGGGCCTACGAACGCCTCACCGGACTGGCCGTCGCCGCGCTCAACGAACGCGAGCCCGAGCGGCTCTGGCCGCTGCTGGCCGACGCCGTGACCGGCCTGTGCGACGGAGAGACGCTGATCTACAAGCTGGACGACTGGAGCGAGGGCGAGGGCACGCTCGGCATGTCGCCCGCCGCCACCTACGCGTTGGACCGGCTCGGCGACGAGGCGCTGGGGGTGCTGCGCTCCGGCTACCCCTTCGCCCGCCACTACGCGGCCGGCCCCGGCCGTGCGCCGGTGACGGCCCGTCGGCTGGCGGGGCGGGCCTGGCCGGTGAGCGAGACCGCGCGAGTGCTCGGCGACGGCCTGGACCTGAACCAGGTCCTGGCGCTCCCGCTGCCCGGTACCGTCGCGCC
Coding sequences within:
- a CDS encoding AAA family ATPase; amino-acid sequence: MTVSTAPLRQIVPPEDRYATELAFLAAYDAGPRPPAWRLTPRAVVTFVMGSGGLALRLPDDAEVPDGVPRRLVVEGKFVGDRALVERCVVTLAGERGLLLVGEPGTAKSMLSELLSAAVCGTSGLVVQGTAGTTEDQLKYGWNYALLLAQGPSRQALVPSPVLTAMSRGAVARVEEVTRCLPEVQDSLVSLLSERRIAVPELAGTEDALAHAAPGFTLIATANLRDRGVSEMSAALKRRFNFETVGPIPDLDAETALVRGQARASVERAGAPFQVDDAVLEALVTAFRDLREGRSAEGWEVERPSTVMSTAEAVSVAGALALAAAYFPGDRDVLGLLPGHLLGVVRKDDPADAARLRGYWDGPVRRRAEQGSATWRTLWDLRTVLEA
- a CDS encoding DUF5682 family protein gives rise to the protein MPDSPETALAALTDPAGPYLIGVRHHAPSLAAAVPALLDAAQPDVLLVELPAELQEWLPWLAHEETRAPVALAAAPADGSGGPAFYPFADFSPELAAVRWAGRGGVPVVACDLPMADRGRREGERAAQGPGRLSDALRSRLTGRPGDDLWDRLVEAVAPGSPPEALRRAALLTGWALREESAVSEVDLRREEWMRSRLAEATGNGERAAAVVGAFHAPALMRPFRGAGNRAPSPHPPAPEWTTSLIPYTYALLDERSGYPAGIRDPEWQHMVLEAAGEPGALTDVLTRTAVRICAELRGLGHPSGPADAREITRLAGDLARLRGLPAAGRGELVEATQTVLAQGEPHGRGRAVARAMETVLVGTRVGRPAPEAPRSGLAPAVETELTTLGLPGPADTGSAVRDLRLDPLRSDLDRRRELLLRRLALCSVPYAEPRPVTGTGGADALTSRWEVRWTPATAAMLTAAGVRGVTLAQAAEGLLRERSRKERDAGGPTAAQVLDGLEQAALCGLPGLVDERLGDTAEVLPDAGTLPELLAGLALLDRLRSGHIAGPDADGDRIARSVAVAELLTAAAVRQVDGLTGSEDPADARALLELAHRADLSGGIRLADALARLAAGGSPLMRGAAGAVRVLLGQEDPGALGDRVASWVDGAVDAESRSALTARLTGLLTAAGRLLAAAVPALEPLVERVSELSDQDFLDRLPALRGGFDTLSPADRERLLSAVEERLAVDRVADTGAVDPAALAAWTRADLAARASLRVLGLLPPPRTDRETEQVRPVAVRPERRLAPADRWRLLLGRRADRLPTSARALATALDELYGRGHGEGSRRDVDGTGGGREASYPGVREWSEELAALFGPGIREEVLAAAAATGRQDVLAELDPDGVRPSVDLLRSVLRHAGGLPEARLAALRPLVRRLVDALTRELATRLRPALHGSVLPRPSRRPGGGLDLPRTLRANLATARRAADGTVRVIPERPVFRARARRAADWRLILVTDVSGSMEASTIWAALTASVLAGVPTLSTHFLAFSTEVVDLTGHVDDPLSLLLEVSVGGGTHIAAGLRHARELVTVPSRTLVVVVSDFEEGYPVGGLLAEVRALVGAGCQVLGCASLDDSGRPRYSTGVAGQLVGAGMPVAALSPLELARWVGEKIA